A portion of the Ascaphus truei isolate aAscTru1 unplaced genomic scaffold, aAscTru1.hap1 HAP1_SCAFFOLD_1792, whole genome shotgun sequence genome contains these proteins:
- the LOC142476924 gene encoding histone H1-like produces MAETAPAPPPPAESAAKKKQPKKAAGASKSRPAKSGPSVSDLIVRAVSASKERSGVSLSALKKALAAGGYDVEKNNSRLKLALKGLVSKETLIQLKGSGASGSFKLNKKQLESKEKAAKKKDVGKPKKPVAKKPAKSPKKPKKAPAGVKKSPKKVKKPAAAKKPAKSPKKSKAAKPRKAVKSPAAKKAAKPKAAKSPAKAKAAKPKAAKPKRAAAPKK; encoded by the coding sequence atggccgagaccgctcctgctcctcctcctccagctgaaagcgccgccaagaagaagcagccgaaGAAAGCGGCCGGAGCCTCGAAAAGCCGCCCAGCAAAGTCCGGTCCCAGCGTGTCCGATCTGATAGTGAGAGCTGTGTCCGCCTCTAAGGAGCGCAGCGGGGTCTCCCTGTCCGCTCTGAAGAAGGCTCTGGCTGCAGGAGGCTACGATGTGGAGAAGAATAACAGCCGCCTGAAGCTGGCTCTCAAGGGCTTGGTGAGCAAGGAAACCCTGATCCAGCTGAAAGGGAGCGGAGCCTCCGGATCGTTCAAGCTGAATAAGAAGCAGctggagagcaaggagaaggcggccAAGAAAAAGGATGTGGGGAAACCCAAGAAGCCAGTGGCAAAGAAACCCGCCAAGTCCCCCAAGAAACCCAAAAAGGCTCCGGCGGGAGTGAAGAAAAGCCCCAAAAAGGTCAAGAAACCGGCGGCCGCCAAGAAGCCAGCAAAAAGCCCGAAGAAGTCTAAAGCTGCCAAGCCCAGGAAGGCTGTGAAGAGCCCGGCGGCTAAAAAGGCTGCGAAGCCAAAAGCTGCTAAGAGTCCAGCTAAGGCCAAGGCAGCCAAACCCAAAGCAGCAAAGCCCAAGAGGGCGGCAGCTCCTAAGAAGTGA
- the LOC142476925 gene encoding histone H3: MARTKQTARKSTGGKAPRKQLATKAARKSAPATGGVKKPHRYRPGTVALREIRRYQKSTELLIRKLPFQRLVREIAQDFKTDLRFQSSAVMALQEASEAYLVGLFEDTNLCAIHAKRVTIMPKDIQLARRIRGERA, from the coding sequence atggcccggaccaagcagaccgcccggaaatccacgggAGGGAAGGCTCCCCGTAAGCAGCTAGCGACCAAGGCTGCCAGAAAGAGCGCTCCGGCCACCGGCGGAGTGAAGAAGCCTCACCGCTACCGGCCCGGTACTGTGGCTCTCAGGGAGATCCGCCGCTACCAGAAGTCCACCGAGCTGCTCATCCGCAAGCTGCCCTTCCAGCGCCTGGTCCGGGAGATCGCCCAGGACTTCAAGACTGACCTGCGCTTCCAGAGCTCGGCTGTCATGGCTCTGCAGGAGGCCAGCGAGGCTTATCTGGTGGGGCTCTTCGAGGACACCAACCTGTGCGCTATCCACGCCAAGAGGGTCACCATCATGCCTAAGGACATCCAGCTGGCCCGCAggatcagaggggagagagcttaG